The sequence below is a genomic window from Chloroflexota bacterium.
CTCGTTGCAACGGTCGTCGACGTCGTCGCCGTCCTCTCGACCCTGGCGCTGTGGACCGTAGGCGGGCTTTCCCTGCTCAAGGTGATCGTACCGGTGCAGATGGCTGAGTCCACGATTCGTTCCGCCGATCTGGTGCTGCCCCTGGTCACGGCCATCGTGGTGGCCCCGCAGCTCGCTACCGGTCGGAGACGATGCGTGTGGGGCGTGGCGCTCGGGATCGCGTTTCTCTTTGTCGGAAACCTCTTGCCGGGCCTCGAGTCGACGAAGCTGGCAGGACTCTTCATCGCGGCGCCAGTTCTGAACGCTTTGGCATTCGCCGTCATGCTGGCATCGATCGTGAGCGGCCAGGTGAGCGCTCCCACGGCGGACTTGCTCGACCACGATCGCATCCGTCCTCCGTTCCTGTTGCCCGGGCTTCTCGGAGCGGCGGGTCTCGTGATGGCCCTGCTCGTTGTCGAAGGGGGAACCCTGTTTGTCCCGGATTTTGCTCTGCTGGTGGGAGCCTGCCTGGGCGCTCGTGAAGTGCTGCGCGTGCGTAACCGTCGCCACGCGGACGAGCGCCTGGCTGCGTCGCTCGATCTGGAGGGTCGTCTCCTCACACTGCAGGGCAACACCAGTGAGACCGTTACGCCGCAGGAGACGATGAATCGTTCGTGCAGCCTCGCGATGGAAGTGCTGCGCACCAACGCTGCCTTCGTGTGGGTCGTGGAATCGGATGTCCTCGTGCTCCGCGCCCTCGGACCCAAGCCTGGTTTGCCCGAAGGTCTCCTCGGTCGTCGCATTTCGATCACCGACCCCTACGCGCTTGCCGCTCGCATTGTCCGGACCGGCGCCTCGGAAGCGTGCGACGCCGGGTCAGCCGATTCCCGCGTCGATCGCTTCCTCGCCACGCTCCTCGACGCCGGGCCGCTGCTCGGGGTGCCAATCCTCGGGGAAGAAGCGCCGATTGGAGTGTTCGTTCTGGTCCGGGCGCGCGGAGATCGTGCCTTCAGCCACTGGGACAAACAGAAAGCTGCCCTCATCGCCGCGCAGATCGCCACGACGTTCCGGCACCTCGAGCTTCACGACGAGCTGGAGAATCAGCTTCGGGAGGCCACGCTCGTCCATCGCTTCGCGGTCCAGGCAGGCACCGCGCGGTCGCTCAACGACGTTGCCTGGTACCTGCTCGAGTCGATTCGGTCGCGAATTCCGCTGGACCGCGGGTCGGTGTACCTGGCGGACTCCGCGTCGCGGGGCTCGTACACGCCCATTGCCTACTTCCCCACCCGCGCTTTGGAACGAGATCAGGCAGGTGGGCCGGACCATGCCGACCTGCGGGTGCCGCTCCGCACTGGCGACACCCTGGTTGGACACATCGAGCTTCGGCGCAGAGAAGGCGGCCCCTTCACACCCGGCGAGACCCGCATCGCCGAAACGCTGGGGCACCAGGCGGCCATCGCCCTCCAGAACGTTCGCTTGCAAGAAGAGTCAGGAAAGGTCTCGACCTATCGCGAGTTGGACCGGCTCAAGACCGATTTGCTGAACGCCGTTTCTCACGATCTCCGCGGCCCGCTCGCGAATATCAAGGGGTACGCGGCAACGCTCGTAGACTCCGGGAGCGACATGCCGCCGGACGAGCAGCGCTCGTTCCTCGAAACCATTGAGGAGGAAGCGGATCGCCTGCGCGACCTTCTGAATCATCTCCTCGACCTATCCAAGATCGAGGCGGGTGTGCTCAAGATCGAGAAGAACCCCCTTTCGGTAGAGCGATTAGTGCAGCAAACGCTGTCGAGCGTGCGCTCGCCCGATCACCAGTACGACGTTCGCGTTCCCCGAGAGCTTTCAATCCTGGGCGACGCCAAGCGCCTGCGTCAGGTACTGAGCAACCTTCTGGAGAACGCCGCGAAATATTCTCCGGACGGCGGAGCGATCTCGGTGCGCGCCACGGCTACCGACGCCGAAGTGGTAATCTCAGTGGCCGATTCCGGCGTTGGAATCCCCCGCCACCAATGGGATCGCGTATTCCGCCCGTATCAGCGCGCGGACACCGCGACGAGCCGGGGCATCAGCGGAAATGGATTAGGCCTGGCGATCTGCAAGGGAATCGTCGAGGCCCACGGTGGCCGCATTTGGGTCGAGAGCGAGCCCGGCGAGGGGAGCACCTTCTCGTTCACCGTGCCTCGGGCAGCGGGTGACGCCATCGCTGGGTTCGATGATCAGGACGCGCCACAGACATGACTTGGACCTCGGCGGTCCATTGCGCATTTGACAGAGCGATCAGGAGGCGGACGTGTACCCGAAAACCGCAAACGGGGCGTGCATAGCGATTGCTGACGACGACCCGAAGATGATCAGGCTCCTCCGAAAGAATCTGGAGCAGGCAGGCCACCGAGTCGTGTCGGCCAGCGATGGTCCCGGCGCGATCGACCTCGTCGAGACTCAGCAGCCAGACCTCTTGGTGCTGGATGTCGTGATGCCAGGAATGGATGGGTGCGAAGTCCTCACGCGGCTGCGGGAGTTCACCTGGCTGCCGGTGGTCATCCTGTCCGGCAAGGATGATGAGGCGGACATCGTTCGCGGTCTGGAAGCTGGTGCCGACGATTACGTCACCAAGCCCTTCGCCCCGCGCGAGTTCCTCGCGCGGGTCAACGCCGTCCTCCGGCGCGCGAACTTCGGGGCGGACGATCGCGGTGCCTCGGTGCTCGCGAATGGCGATCTCGTGATCGACTATGGCCAACATCTCGTGAAGCTCGGGGGCCGGGAGATCGCTCTCACGCCGACGGAGTATCGACTGCTCTCATGCCTTGGCCAGAACGTCGGGCGGACTCTCACGCAAGAGGAGATCCTGCTTCGGGTCTGGGGCAACGGCTATCAAGACGAGGCGCACCTCCTGCGCGTCAACGTGGCCCGCCTTCGGGCAAAGCTCGGTGAGAACGCGAACAGCACGAAGTACGTCGCGACTCGCCCTGGCGTCGGCTATACGATGCCGCGGATCGACGAAGGGAGTATGACGGAGCCCGCAGCTATGTAAGCTGCATCTGTCGCGCGATATCGAGTTGTGATGACCTGTGGACGGCGTGTAACGGCCCCGTGACCGATTCTGAAAAATAATTCGGCAACTAGACAGAAGATCTGTCGTGGCCGGCAAAGGAATGGCAAGACACCATGGCTGCGGAGGAGTTGTCGTATCGCATCCGAACAGCGACGTTGGAGGACGTACCGGTCATCCGTCAGGCGATGGGCGCTGCGTTATCGCACCCCGAGGGGAAGGGGCGTCGGGAAAGCTATCGTGCCCCGGCCACCCGGGGCGAGTTGCTGGTGCTGGAGCGATACGACCCGCGCGCGCGGGACTGGCGGATCGCGGCGCTGGTCGACTGGCACATGCGCGTCGACGACGTCCTTACCATCCGAGACATCGCCACAGAGGGTGAGATCGTCCATGCCGGGATGGTGAAGCATCTGATTACCGAGCTGATCCGGTCGCTTTCGCCTGTGGAGATGATCGTCAAGGCCCGAGCGGACGCGGCCCAATGGAACGACATATTTCGGAGCATCCCCGGGTTCGTCCTGGAGGGATCGGAGTATCGGCGGCCCAACTGGATCAACGTTTGGAAGTGGTCGCGCGAACTGGCCGCTCGCGCGACGCGCGCACCGGCGCCACGGTTCCGCCGGTGACGCGCGGGGCGAACCGGTAGTCGCTGGGAGGTATTGCTGTGGCCGATGGCCTGTCAGAGCACATCGATCAATTTCTCTTCCATCTCTCGGATCAGCGTCGCGTCGCGTCGAACACGATCGCCGCGTACGGCAACGACCTTCGGCAATT
It includes:
- a CDS encoding ATP-binding protein, producing the protein MQWTVALLFAMVIGRSAGIAPGTIGALACGLASAWAARRRTDTQLAWAAVAVSCVGWIVSAVAGRQGLGSTWVEAGFFVFAIGVTAGQLAWPELRGSTERLVATVVDVVAVLSTLALWTVGGLSLLKVIVPVQMAESTIRSADLVLPLVTAIVVAPQLATGRRRCVWGVALGIAFLFVGNLLPGLESTKLAGLFIAAPVLNALAFAVMLASIVSGQVSAPTADLLDHDRIRPPFLLPGLLGAAGLVMALLVVEGGTLFVPDFALLVGACLGAREVLRVRNRRHADERLAASLDLEGRLLTLQGNTSETVTPQETMNRSCSLAMEVLRTNAAFVWVVESDVLVLRALGPKPGLPEGLLGRRISITDPYALAARIVRTGASEACDAGSADSRVDRFLATLLDAGPLLGVPILGEEAPIGVFVLVRARGDRAFSHWDKQKAALIAAQIATTFRHLELHDELENQLREATLVHRFAVQAGTARSLNDVAWYLLESIRSRIPLDRGSVYLADSASRGSYTPIAYFPTRALERDQAGGPDHADLRVPLRTGDTLVGHIELRRREGGPFTPGETRIAETLGHQAAIALQNVRLQEESGKVSTYRELDRLKTDLLNAVSHDLRGPLANIKGYAATLVDSGSDMPPDEQRSFLETIEEEADRLRDLLNHLLDLSKIEAGVLKIEKNPLSVERLVQQTLSSVRSPDHQYDVRVPRELSILGDAKRLRQVLSNLLENAAKYSPDGGAISVRATATDAEVVISVADSGVGIPRHQWDRVFRPYQRADTATSRGISGNGLGLAICKGIVEAHGGRIWVESEPGEGSTFSFTVPRAAGDAIAGFDDQDAPQT
- a CDS encoding response regulator transcription factor, translated to MYPKTANGACIAIADDDPKMIRLLRKNLEQAGHRVVSASDGPGAIDLVETQQPDLLVLDVVMPGMDGCEVLTRLREFTWLPVVILSGKDDEADIVRGLEAGADDYVTKPFAPREFLARVNAVLRRANFGADDRGASVLANGDLVIDYGQHLVKLGGREIALTPTEYRLLSCLGQNVGRTLTQEEILLRVWGNGYQDEAHLLRVNVARLRAKLGENANSTKYVATRPGVGYTMPRIDEGSMTEPAAM